Proteins from a single region of Pseudomonas sp. 10S4:
- the tolR gene encoding protein TolR gives MARARKKRKPVAEMNVVPYIDVMLVLLVIFMVTAPMLNQGVKVDLPKVSSEALPQDNNTQVLTISIKADKTYYWNLGSEVDTDKQQDKAMTLPQMTSAVTKIISAGNENGKHTQVFIRGDKTVDYGSVMGAMGGLQKAGVGNVGLITEAP, from the coding sequence ATCGCTCGAGCTCGCAAAAAGCGCAAGCCGGTTGCCGAGATGAACGTAGTGCCTTACATCGACGTGATGTTGGTACTGCTGGTCATCTTCATGGTGACCGCGCCGATGCTCAATCAGGGCGTGAAAGTTGATCTGCCCAAGGTTTCCAGCGAAGCCTTGCCGCAGGACAACAACACCCAGGTCCTGACCATTTCGATCAAGGCTGACAAGACCTACTACTGGAACCTTGGCAGCGAAGTCGACACCGATAAGCAGCAGGACAAGGCCATGACCTTGCCGCAGATGACCAGCGCAGTGACCAAAATCATCAGCGCCGGCAACGAAAACGGCAAGCACACCCAAGTCTTCATTCGTGGCGACAAGACCGTCGACTACGGTTCGGTCATGGGCGCCATGGGCGGGTTGCAGAAGGCCGGAGTCGGTAATGTTGGCTTGATTACCGAGGCGCCCTGA
- the tolA gene encoding cell envelope integrity protein TolA codes for MQQQREPTASESYFWPSVWAIGLHVLVFGMLFVSFAMTPELPPAKPIVQATLYQLKSKSRATTQTNQKIAGEAQKSAARQTEVEQMEQKKVEQEAVKAAEQKKEEAAQKAEEAKKADESKKSEEAKKADEAKKADEAKKTAEAKKVEEKQLADIAKKKSEEEAKKAAEEEAKKAAAEEAKKKIVEDAKKKAADDAKKKAEAEEAKKKVADEAKKKAAADAAKKKSQDAARKSTEDKKAQALADLLSDTPQRQQALADEQGDEVAGSFDDLIRARAAEGWARPPSARKGMTVVLQIGMLPDGTVTSVSIAKSSGDGPFDSSAVAAVKNIGRLTEMQGMKPSDFAPYRSFKMTFTPEDLAL; via the coding sequence ATGCAGCAACAACGAGAGCCAACAGCCTCGGAAAGCTACTTCTGGCCTAGTGTCTGGGCGATTGGCTTGCACGTGCTGGTTTTCGGCATGCTGTTCGTCAGTTTCGCCATGACGCCTGAGTTGCCGCCGGCCAAGCCGATTGTCCAGGCGACCCTGTACCAGCTGAAATCGAAAAGTCGGGCGACCACCCAGACCAATCAGAAGATTGCGGGTGAAGCGCAGAAATCTGCTGCGCGTCAGACCGAAGTCGAACAGATGGAACAAAAGAAGGTCGAGCAGGAAGCGGTGAAGGCTGCGGAACAAAAGAAAGAAGAAGCGGCTCAAAAAGCCGAGGAAGCCAAAAAGGCCGACGAGTCGAAGAAGTCTGAGGAAGCGAAAAAGGCTGATGAAGCCAAAAAAGCCGACGAAGCGAAGAAGACCGCCGAAGCCAAGAAGGTCGAAGAGAAACAATTGGCTGATATAGCCAAGAAGAAGTCTGAAGAAGAAGCCAAGAAGGCTGCTGAAGAAGAGGCCAAGAAAGCGGCCGCTGAAGAAGCGAAGAAAAAGATCGTCGAAGACGCGAAGAAGAAAGCCGCGGACGACGCCAAGAAGAAAGCTGAAGCTGAAGAGGCGAAGAAGAAAGTCGCCGACGAAGCGAAGAAGAAAGCTGCTGCCGATGCTGCGAAGAAGAAATCGCAGGATGCGGCACGTAAATCTACCGAAGATAAAAAGGCCCAGGCCTTGGCAGATTTGCTTTCCGACACGCCGCAGCGTCAGCAGGCGTTGGCCGATGAGCAGGGTGACGAAGTCGCCGGCAGTTTCGATGATTTGATTCGTGCTCGTGCAGCAGAAGGCTGGGCTCGTCCTCCTTCGGCACGCAAAGGCATGACGGTCGTGTTGCAAATCGGCATGTTGCCGGACGGTACGGTGACTTCGGTCAGTATTGCCAAGTCCAGTGGCGATGGTCCGTTCGACTCGTCGGCTGTGGCAGCGGTGAAGAATATTGGACGTTTGACAGAAATGCAGGGAATGAAGCCGAGCGATTTTGCTCCGTATCGTTCATTCAAGATGACATTCACACCTGAGGATCTAGCCTTGTGA
- the queC gene encoding 7-cyano-7-deazaguanine synthase QueC has protein sequence MTEPLNTTEKRAVILLSGGLDSATVVAMARAEGYSCYTMSFDYGQRSHAELHAAARVARDLGVVEHKVIGINLNGIGGSALTDNSIDIPETLGEGIPVTYVPARNTVFLSLALGWAEVLGARDIFIGVNAVDYSGYPDCRPEFIESFERMANLATKAGVEGNGFRIQAPLQNLSKAQIVEAGVKLGVDYGLTVSCYQADDKGYACGKCDSCRLRAEGFAAAGISDPTPYF, from the coding sequence ATGACTGAACCACTGAACACTACCGAAAAACGTGCGGTGATCCTGCTGTCCGGCGGCCTCGACTCGGCGACGGTCGTGGCCATGGCCCGTGCTGAAGGCTATAGCTGCTACACCATGAGCTTTGACTACGGCCAGCGTTCCCACGCCGAATTGCACGCGGCCGCACGGGTTGCCCGTGATTTGGGTGTGGTCGAACACAAGGTGATCGGTATTAACCTCAATGGCATTGGCGGTTCTGCGCTGACCGACAACAGTATCGATATCCCGGAAACTCTGGGTGAAGGTATCCCGGTGACGTATGTGCCGGCGCGCAACACGGTGTTTCTATCTCTCGCGTTGGGCTGGGCTGAAGTGCTGGGCGCCCGCGACATCTTTATTGGTGTGAACGCCGTGGACTACTCCGGTTACCCGGACTGCCGTCCCGAGTTCATCGAGTCCTTCGAGCGCATGGCCAACCTGGCGACCAAGGCCGGTGTCGAAGGCAACGGTTTCCGCATCCAGGCCCCGCTGCAAAACCTGAGCAAGGCGCAGATCGTCGAGGCGGGCGTGAAGCTGGGCGTCGATTACGGGCTGACCGTTTCCTGCTATCAGGCCGACGATAAAGGCTATGCGTGCGGCAAATGCGACAGCTGCCGCCTGCGTGCAGAAGGCTTCGCGGCGGCCGGAATCAGTGACCCAACACCTTATTTCTGA
- the ybgC gene encoding tol-pal system-associated acyl-CoA thioesterase, whose amino-acid sequence MRAQNGLEPFAHRCRVYYEDTDAGGIVYYVNYLKFMERARTERLRDLGFAQSALAGEDLLFVVHSSEARYHAPARLDDELLVSAEVIELNRVSLRFKQQVRRATDNVLLCEGQFLVACVRTNSLKPRAIPEALRAAFAGESGAGTHSKQEIKRGS is encoded by the coding sequence ATGCGCGCGCAAAACGGGCTTGAGCCGTTCGCACATCGTTGTCGCGTTTATTACGAGGACACCGATGCGGGCGGCATTGTGTATTACGTTAATTACCTCAAGTTTATGGAACGGGCTCGAACCGAGCGGCTCCGGGATCTGGGCTTTGCCCAATCGGCGCTGGCAGGGGAGGACCTGTTGTTCGTCGTGCATTCCAGCGAAGCGCGTTACCACGCGCCGGCGCGACTGGACGACGAGCTGTTGGTAAGCGCTGAAGTAATCGAATTGAACCGTGTCAGCCTGCGCTTTAAACAGCAGGTCAGGCGGGCTACGGATAATGTGCTGCTCTGCGAAGGGCAGTTTTTGGTGGCCTGTGTGCGCACTAATAGTTTGAAACCCCGGGCCATTCCCGAAGCTCTACGTGCGGCCTTTGCCGGCGAGAGCGGCGCGGGTACACACTCAAAGCAGGAGATAAAGCGTGGAAGCTAA
- the queE gene encoding 7-carboxy-7-deazaguanine synthase QueE — translation MQDTLRITEVFYSLQGETRTAGLPTVFVRLTGCPLRCQYCDSAYAFTGGTIRPLDDILEQVAGFRPRYVCVTGGEPLAQPNAIPLLKQLCDAGYEVSLETSGALDISAVDSRVSRVVDLKTPGSKEAHRNRYENIELLTPNDQVKFVICSREDYDWAVSKLIQYGLDRRAGEVLFSPSHHDLNARDLADWVVADNLPVRLQLQLHKYLWNDEPGR, via the coding sequence ATGCAAGACACATTGAGAATCACCGAAGTTTTTTACTCGTTGCAGGGTGAAACGCGGACTGCCGGGCTGCCCACTGTTTTTGTGCGCCTGACCGGTTGCCCATTGCGTTGCCAATACTGCGACAGCGCCTACGCGTTCACGGGCGGCACCATTCGCCCCCTCGACGATATCCTCGAGCAAGTGGCCGGTTTTCGTCCGCGTTATGTGTGTGTCACCGGCGGCGAGCCGTTGGCGCAACCCAATGCCATCCCATTGCTCAAGCAGTTGTGCGACGCCGGTTACGAAGTGTCACTGGAAACCAGTGGTGCTCTCGACATCTCGGCAGTAGATTCCCGTGTCAGTCGCGTCGTCGACCTGAAAACACCGGGTTCGAAAGAAGCGCACCGCAACCGCTATGAGAACATCGAACTGCTGACGCCCAACGACCAGGTGAAGTTTGTCATCTGCTCGCGGGAAGACTATGACTGGGCCGTGTCCAAGCTGATCCAGTACGGTCTTGATCGACGTGCCGGCGAAGTCCTGTTCTCGCCAAGTCACCATGACCTCAATGCTCGGGATCTGGCTGACTGGGTGGTGGCGGACAACCTGCCAGTGCGTCTGCAATTGCAACTGCATAAATATCTTTGGAATGACGAGCCGGGGCGCTGA
- the gcvT gene encoding glycine cleavage system aminomethyltransferase GcvT: protein MSTEQLLKTPLHALHIELGARMVPFAGYDMPVQYPLGVMKEHQHTRDQAGLFDVSHMGQIRLTGANAAKALETLVPVDIIDLPVGMQRYAMFTNETGGILDDLMVANLGNDELFLVVNAACKDQDLAHLRKHIGDQCSIEPLFEERALLALQGPAAVTVLARLAPEVSKMTFMQFARVKLLGVDCFVSRSGYTGEDGFEISVPAANAEALARALLAEPEVAAIGLGARDSLRLEAGLCLYGHDMNTETTPIEASLLWAISKPRRADGARAGGFPGAESVFAQQQGGVSRKRVGLLPQERTPVREGAEIVNEAGDIIGSVCSGGFGPTLGGPLAMGYVDSTYIAIDTPVWAIVRGKKVPLLVSKMPFVPQRYYRG from the coding sequence ATGTCCACCGAACAATTGCTGAAAACCCCGCTGCACGCACTGCACATCGAACTCGGCGCGCGAATGGTGCCGTTCGCCGGCTACGACATGCCGGTGCAATACCCATTGGGCGTGATGAAAGAACACCAGCACACCCGTGATCAGGCCGGGCTGTTCGATGTCTCGCACATGGGCCAGATCCGCCTGACCGGCGCCAATGCCGCCAAAGCCCTGGAAACCCTGGTGCCGGTGGACATCATCGACCTGCCGGTGGGCATGCAGCGCTACGCAATGTTCACCAACGAGACCGGCGGCATCCTCGACGATCTGATGGTCGCCAACCTCGGTAACGACGAACTGTTCCTGGTGGTCAACGCCGCCTGCAAGGATCAGGACCTGGCGCACCTGCGCAAGCACATCGGCGACCAGTGCAGCATCGAGCCACTGTTCGAAGAACGCGCGTTGCTGGCCCTGCAAGGCCCGGCTGCTGTGACTGTGCTTGCACGCCTGGCGCCTGAAGTGTCGAAGATGACCTTCATGCAGTTCGCCCGCGTGAAACTGCTGGGCGTGGACTGCTTTGTCAGCCGTTCGGGCTACACCGGCGAAGACGGTTTTGAAATCTCGGTGCCGGCCGCCAACGCTGAAGCCCTGGCGCGCGCGCTGTTGGCTGAACCTGAAGTGGCGGCCATCGGCCTCGGCGCTCGTGACTCCCTGCGCCTGGAAGCCGGCCTGTGCCTCTACGGCCACGACATGAACACCGAGACCACCCCGATTGAGGCAAGCCTGCTGTGGGCCATCTCCAAGCCGCGTCGTGCCGATGGCGCACGGGCCGGCGGCTTCCCTGGCGCTGAATCTGTGTTCGCCCAGCAACAAGGTGGCGTCAGCCGTAAACGCGTTGGTCTGTTGCCGCAGGAACGCACGCCAGTGCGCGAAGGCGCAGAAATCGTCAACGAAGCCGGCGACATCATCGGTAGCGTGTGCAGTGGTGGTTTCGGGCCGACCTTGGGTGGTCCTCTGGCCATGGGTTACGTCGACAGTACTTACATCGCGATCGATACGCCGGTTTGGGCAATTGTCCGTGGGAAAAAGGTGCCTTTGCTTGTAAGCAAAATGCCATTTGTTCCACAACGCTACTATCGTGGTTGA
- a CDS encoding cold-shock protein — MSQRQSGTVKWFNDEKGFGFITPESGPDLFVHFRAIQGNGFKSLKEGQKVTFVAVQGQKGMQADEVQAEA, encoded by the coding sequence ATGTCCCAACGTCAGAGCGGTACCGTCAAGTGGTTTAACGACGAGAAAGGTTTTGGTTTTATCACTCCAGAAAGCGGTCCGGATCTGTTCGTGCATTTCCGCGCTATTCAGGGCAACGGCTTCAAGAGCCTGAAAGAAGGCCAGAAAGTGACCTTCGTTGCTGTGCAAGGCCAGAAAGGCATGCAGGCTGACGAAGTACAAGCAGAAGCCTAA
- the ybgF gene encoding tol-pal system protein YbgF, whose amino-acid sequence MRTCRRAVTVLALSLAPLAVWAAVPVVDDNSGYNNSGSSYPPAGYGTNGAYAGGGVSAPVSAQGELFNQLQSMQEQISRQQGVIEVLQNDVARMKQENLERYQDLDRRIGTGVAPAATPDNSSTGGNLNAPGAAAAAGAGAGAVAAQAPAASSEPGDPAKEKLYYDAAFDLIKAKDFDKASQAFTAFLRKYPNSQYAGNAQYWLGEVNLAKGDLQGAGQAFAKVSQLYPKHAKVPDSLYKLADVERRLGHTDKVKGILQQVVSQYPGTSAAQLAQRDLQRM is encoded by the coding sequence ATGCGAACGTGCCGTCGTGCTGTAACTGTTTTGGCTCTCAGCCTCGCACCGCTTGCGGTGTGGGCTGCGGTTCCTGTGGTCGATGACAACTCCGGTTATAACAATAGCGGGAGCAGTTATCCGCCTGCGGGTTACGGTACGAACGGCGCCTATGCCGGGGGAGGGGTTTCGGCCCCTGTCTCGGCACAGGGCGAGCTGTTCAACCAACTGCAATCGATGCAGGAGCAGATCTCGCGCCAACAGGGTGTGATCGAAGTTCTGCAAAATGATGTAGCGCGCATGAAGCAAGAAAACCTGGAGCGATACCAGGATCTTGATCGGCGCATAGGAACCGGCGTTGCACCAGCCGCGACTCCTGATAATTCTTCCACCGGTGGCAATTTGAATGCCCCTGGTGCAGCAGCCGCTGCAGGCGCTGGTGCGGGAGCGGTAGCCGCTCAAGCCCCTGCCGCCAGCAGTGAACCGGGTGATCCGGCGAAGGAAAAACTGTATTACGATGCAGCCTTCGACTTGATCAAAGCCAAGGATTTCGACAAGGCCAGCCAGGCTTTTACCGCTTTCCTGCGCAAATACCCGAACAGCCAATACGCGGGCAATGCCCAGTACTGGTTGGGCGAAGTCAATTTGGCCAAAGGCGATCTGCAAGGTGCAGGTCAGGCGTTTGCCAAGGTTTCGCAGCTGTACCCCAAGCACGCCAAAGTGCCTGATTCGCTGTACAAGCTGGCTGATGTAGAGCGCCGCCTGGGTCACACCGACAAGGTAAAAGGCATTCTGCAGCAGGTGGTGTCCCAATATCCGGGCACTTCCGCCGCTCAGTTGGCTCAACGCGATCTGCAACGCATGTAA
- the tolB gene encoding Tol-Pal system beta propeller repeat protein TolB, giving the protein MAVADEKNILVTSGSDRATPIAVVPFGFQGGTVLPDDMAEIIGNDLRNSGYYSPIPKQQMISQPSQASEIIFRDWKAISAQYIMVGSIVPAGGRLQVQYALFNVATEQQVLTGSVSGSVDQLRDMAHYIADQSFEKLTGIKGAFSTRLLYVTAERFSEKNTRYTLQRSDYDGARAVTLLQSREPILSPRFAPDGKRIAYVSFEQKRPRIFMQNIDTGRREQITNFEGLNGAPAWSPDGNRLAFVLSKDGNPDIYVMNLGSRQITRVTNGPGINTEPFWGKDGSTIYFTSDRGGKPQIYKTSVGGGGAERVTFIGNYNANPKLSADEKTLVMIHRQDGFTNFKVAAQDLQRGSVKILTDSTLDESPTVAPNGTMVIYATRQQGRGVLMLVSINGRVRLPLPTAQGEVREPSWSPYLN; this is encoded by the coding sequence ATGGCGGTAGCAGACGAAAAAAACATTCTGGTCACCAGCGGCAGTGATCGGGCTACCCCGATTGCGGTAGTGCCGTTCGGTTTCCAGGGCGGCACTGTGCTGCCGGACGACATGGCCGAAATCATTGGCAATGACCTGCGCAACTCGGGCTATTACTCGCCGATTCCAAAGCAGCAGATGATCAGCCAGCCGAGCCAGGCCAGCGAAATCATTTTCCGTGACTGGAAGGCGATCAGCGCCCAGTACATCATGGTCGGCAGCATTGTTCCGGCGGGCGGTCGCCTGCAGGTTCAGTACGCATTGTTCAACGTCGCCACCGAGCAGCAAGTGCTGACCGGCAGCGTGTCGGGCAGCGTCGATCAACTGCGCGACATGGCGCACTACATCGCTGACCAGTCGTTCGAAAAACTCACCGGTATTAAAGGTGCGTTCTCGACACGCCTGCTGTACGTGACAGCCGAGCGTTTCTCTGAGAAGAACACGCGCTACACGCTGCAACGTTCGGACTATGACGGTGCCCGCGCCGTGACCCTGCTGCAATCGCGCGAGCCAATCCTGTCGCCGCGTTTCGCACCGGACGGCAAGCGTATCGCCTATGTATCGTTCGAGCAGAAGCGTCCGCGTATCTTCATGCAGAACATCGACACCGGTCGCCGTGAGCAGATCACCAACTTCGAAGGCCTGAATGGCGCGCCAGCCTGGTCGCCGGATGGCAATCGCCTGGCATTCGTACTGTCGAAAGACGGCAACCCGGACATCTATGTGATGAACCTGGGTTCGCGTCAGATCACTCGCGTCACCAACGGTCCCGGCATCAATACCGAACCGTTCTGGGGTAAGGATGGTTCGACCATCTACTTCACCTCCGACCGTGGCGGCAAGCCACAAATCTACAAAACCAGCGTCGGTGGTGGCGGTGCGGAACGTGTGACCTTCATTGGTAACTACAACGCCAACCCTAAGCTTTCGGCTGATGAAAAGACCCTGGTGATGATTCACCGCCAGGATGGCTTCACTAATTTCAAGGTGGCGGCCCAGGATTTGCAGCGCGGAAGCGTAAAAATCCTCACTGATAGCACTCTGGACGAGTCGCCTACTGTTGCGCCCAACGGCACCATGGTAATCTACGCCACCCGCCAGCAGGGCCGGGGAGTCTTGATGCTCGTGTCCATTAATGGACGCGTAAGGCTCCCGCTTCCTACCGCACAAGGCGAAGTCAGAGAACCTTCCTGGTCCCCTTACCTGAACTGA
- a CDS encoding RDD family protein produces MSKHLLNPQGDFPAATLGRRLAAMFYDFLLCTALLIVTSGIYKMIQMAIIGEDKMRKLTEAGALDGDPLLSTVLFFVLFGFFAKFWTWSGQTLGMQVWCIRVQNADGSSISLWQALLRFVVSIASWLCVGLGFLWPLFDKQKRSWHDMYSNTQLVRVPKKQK; encoded by the coding sequence ATGTCGAAACACTTGCTCAACCCCCAGGGCGACTTTCCCGCCGCTACCTTGGGCCGTCGCCTGGCAGCGATGTTCTATGACTTTCTGTTATGCACGGCCCTGCTGATCGTCACCAGCGGCATTTACAAGATGATCCAGATGGCGATCATCGGCGAAGACAAGATGCGCAAGCTCACCGAAGCCGGCGCGCTGGACGGCGATCCATTGTTGTCGACGGTGCTGTTTTTCGTGCTCTTCGGTTTCTTCGCCAAGTTCTGGACCTGGTCCGGTCAGACCTTGGGTATGCAGGTGTGGTGCATCCGTGTTCAGAATGCTGACGGCTCGTCCATCAGCCTGTGGCAGGCGCTGCTGCGGTTTGTGGTGTCGATCGCGTCGTGGCTGTGTGTGGGGCTGGGGTTTCTCTGGCCGCTGTTCGACAAACAGAAACGCAGCTGGCATGACATGTATTCCAACACCCAGCTTGTTCGTGTTCCAAAGAAACAAAAGTAG
- the nadA gene encoding quinolinate synthase NadA produces MTQISERLLVQAHLDAKQPKPLTVEEEAYYRAAIAAELKAQDAVLVAHFYCDPVIQALAEETGGCVSDSLEMARFGNAHPAKTVVVAGVKFMGETAKILNPEKRVLMPTLDATCSLDLGCPVDEFSAFCDQHPERTVVVYANTSAAVKARADWVVTSSCALEIVESLMDNGETIIWGPDKHLGTYIQRKTGADMLLWDGACIVHEEFKSKQLEDMKALYPDAAILVHPESPTSVIELADAVGSTSQLIAAAQTLPNKTFIVATDRGIFYKMQQLCPDKVFIEAPTAGNGAACRSCAHCPWMAMNTLERTLKSLKEGTNEIFVDPALIPQAIRPLKRMLDFTQAARMKLAGNA; encoded by the coding sequence ATGACGCAAATTTCTGAACGCTTACTGGTTCAAGCTCACCTCGACGCCAAGCAGCCCAAGCCGCTGACGGTCGAGGAAGAGGCTTATTACCGCGCTGCCATTGCTGCCGAGCTCAAGGCTCAGGACGCGGTGCTGGTTGCCCACTTCTATTGCGATCCGGTGATTCAGGCCCTGGCCGAAGAAACCGGTGGCTGCGTCTCTGACTCCCTGGAAATGGCGCGCTTCGGCAATGCCCATCCGGCCAAGACCGTGGTGGTCGCCGGTGTGAAGTTCATGGGCGAGACCGCGAAGATTCTCAATCCCGAAAAACGCGTCCTGATGCCAACCCTGGACGCGACCTGCTCGCTGGACCTGGGTTGCCCGGTGGACGAGTTCTCGGCGTTCTGTGATCAGCATCCGGAGCGCACGGTGGTGGTGTATGCCAACACTTCGGCGGCGGTCAAAGCCCGGGCTGATTGGGTGGTGACTTCAAGCTGCGCGCTGGAGATCGTCGAAAGCCTGATGGATAACGGCGAGACCATCATCTGGGGGCCGGACAAGCACTTGGGTACTTACATCCAGCGCAAGACCGGCGCGGACATGCTGCTGTGGGACGGTGCCTGCATCGTTCACGAGGAGTTCAAATCCAAGCAGCTTGAGGACATGAAGGCGCTGTACCCGGACGCGGCCATTCTGGTGCATCCGGAATCGCCGACGTCGGTGATCGAACTGGCGGATGCCGTCGGTTCCACCAGTCAGTTGATCGCGGCGGCGCAAACCCTGCCGAACAAGACCTTCATCGTCGCCACCGACCGCGGCATCTTCTACAAGATGCAGCAGCTGTGCCCGGACAAGGTCTTCATCGAGGCTCCAACGGCCGGTAACGGCGCAGCGTGCCGCAGTTGCGCGCACTGCCCATGGATGGCGATGAATACCCTTGAGCGGACGCTGAAGAGCTTGAAGGAAGGGACGAACGAGATCTTTGTGGATCCGGCGTTGATTCCGCAGGCGATTCGGCCGTTGAAGCGGATGCTGGACTTCACCCAGGCGGCGCGGATGAAGTTGGCGGGTAACGCTTAA
- the tolQ gene encoding protein TolQ, which produces MEANVVDHSSMWSLVSNASVVVQLVMLILVAASVTSWIMIFQRSNLIRAGRRALESFEERFWSGIDLSKLYRQAGSNPDPDSGVEQIFRAGFKEFSRLRQQPGVDPEAVMEGVARAMRVAISREEEKLEQSLPFLATVGSVSPYIGLFGTVWGIMNSFRGLATAQQATLATVAPGIAEALVATAIGLFAAIPAVIAYNRFAARSETLLSRYYTFADEFQAILHRKVHTSEE; this is translated from the coding sequence GTGGAAGCTAACGTCGTCGACCATTCCTCCATGTGGAGCCTGGTCAGCAATGCCAGCGTCGTGGTGCAGTTGGTAATGCTGATTCTGGTAGCCGCATCGGTGACCTCATGGATCATGATCTTTCAGCGCAGCAATCTGATACGCGCTGGTCGACGTGCCCTGGAGAGCTTTGAAGAGCGCTTCTGGTCGGGTATCGATTTGTCCAAGCTCTACCGTCAGGCCGGCAGCAACCCTGATCCGGATTCGGGCGTCGAGCAAATCTTTCGTGCCGGCTTCAAGGAATTCTCCCGTCTGCGCCAGCAGCCAGGCGTTGACCCGGAAGCGGTCATGGAAGGCGTGGCCCGTGCCATGCGCGTGGCCATTTCCCGCGAAGAAGAAAAGCTCGAGCAGAGCCTGCCGTTCCTCGCCACCGTCGGTTCGGTCAGCCCGTACATCGGTCTGTTCGGTACGGTCTGGGGCATCATGAACTCCTTCCGTGGCCTGGCAACTGCCCAGCAGGCGACCCTGGCCACCGTGGCCCCGGGTATCGCCGAAGCACTGGTGGCCACCGCCATCGGCCTGTTTGCAGCTATCCCAGCGGTAATTGCTTACAACCGTTTTGCTGCTCGCAGCGAAACCCTGCTGAGCCGCTACTACACCTTCGCCGATGAATTCCAGGCGATCCTGCACCGCAAAGTGCACACCAGCGAAGAATAA
- the pal gene encoding peptidoglycan-associated lipoprotein Pal, which translates to MEMLKFGKFAALALAMAVAVGCSSKGGDNAGQGAVDPNAGYGANTGAVDGSLSEEAALRAITTFYFEYDSSDLKPEAMRSLDIHAKDLKANGARVVLEGNTDERGTREYNMALGERRAKAVQRYLVLQGVSPAQLELVSYGEERPVATGNDEQSWAQNRRVELRK; encoded by the coding sequence ATGGAAATGCTGAAGTTTGGTAAATTTGCTGCGCTGGCTCTGGCCATGGCTGTAGCTGTAGGTTGCTCGTCCAAAGGCGGCGACAATGCCGGTCAAGGCGCTGTCGATCCAAACGCTGGTTACGGCGCTAACACTGGTGCTGTTGATGGCTCCCTGAGCGAAGAAGCTGCTCTGCGCGCAATCACCACCTTCTACTTCGAATACGACAGCTCGGACCTGAAGCCAGAAGCCATGCGCTCCCTGGATATTCACGCCAAAGACCTGAAAGCAAACGGCGCTCGCGTTGTTCTGGAAGGCAACACCGACGAACGTGGTACTCGTGAGTACAACATGGCACTGGGCGAGCGTCGTGCGAAAGCCGTTCAGCGCTACCTGGTACTGCAAGGTGTTTCCCCAGCTCAGCTGGAACTGGTTTCCTACGGCGAAGAGCGTCCAGTTGCTACCGGCAACGACGAGCAGTCCTGGGCTCAAAACCGTCGCGTCGAACTGCGTAAGTAA